Proteins encoded together in one Nostoc sp. PCC 7524 window:
- a CDS encoding daunorubicin resistance protein DrrA family ABC transporter ATP-binding protein — MAPAVLIQNLQKRYGTVEAVKDVSFQVESGEIFGLLGPNGAGKTTTLRALCTLTTPDAGKIEVSGISVLDNPRLARQRLGYVAQEVALDKVLTGRELLQLQAALYHLPGAVAKQRIEKVLDLLGLQEYADKKTGTYSGGLRKRLDLAAGLLHAPDVLVLDEPTVGLDIESRFVVWDFLRKLRAAGTTVVITSHYLEEIDALADRVAIIDRGVVIANGTPSQLKDKVGGDRITLRIREFSPTEEAEQAKTLLQGLPFVQEIIINTAQGNSLNLVVKPQNDALVTIQQSLNNAGLPIFGIAQSRPSLDDVYLAATGRTLLDAELAAVANRDPKAEKKQNMR; from the coding sequence ATGGCTCCCGCCGTTTTAATTCAAAATCTGCAAAAACGCTACGGCACAGTGGAAGCCGTCAAAGATGTTTCCTTCCAGGTGGAGTCAGGAGAAATCTTTGGTTTACTCGGCCCCAACGGTGCTGGCAAAACCACCACTCTGCGTGCTTTGTGTACCCTCACAACTCCAGATGCTGGCAAAATCGAGGTATCTGGGATTTCTGTGTTGGATAATCCCAGATTGGCAAGACAACGGTTAGGCTATGTAGCTCAAGAAGTTGCCCTAGATAAAGTGCTGACAGGCAGAGAACTGCTGCAATTGCAAGCGGCGCTTTATCATCTTCCAGGCGCAGTAGCCAAACAGCGAATTGAGAAAGTTTTAGACTTACTCGGTTTACAAGAATACGCCGATAAAAAAACAGGAACTTACTCTGGTGGTTTACGCAAGCGCCTAGATTTGGCGGCTGGGTTACTTCATGCACCAGATGTTTTGGTTCTAGATGAGCCGACAGTCGGATTGGACATAGAAAGCCGATTTGTAGTTTGGGACTTCCTCCGGAAATTGCGAGCTGCTGGCACAACGGTTGTGATTACCAGTCATTATTTAGAAGAGATTGACGCATTAGCCGATCGCGTAGCGATTATTGACCGTGGTGTAGTAATTGCCAATGGTACACCCTCACAGTTAAAAGACAAAGTAGGGGGCGATCGCATCACCTTACGCATCCGCGAATTTTCCCCTACAGAAGAAGCAGAACAAGCCAAAACCCTCCTGCAAGGATTGCCCTTTGTCCAAGAAATCATCATCAACACGGCTCAAGGCAATTCCCTTAACTTGGTAGTCAAACCCCAAAATGATGCTTTAGTCACCATTCAGCAATCCCTCAACAATGCAGGTTTACCGATTTTTGGCATTGCTCAATCCCGTCCTAGCCTCGATGATGTCTATCTTGCAGCTACCGGACGCACCCTCCTGGATGCGGAACTAGCAGCAGTTGCCAATCGCGATCCGAAAGCCGAGAAAAAGCAGAACATGAGATAG
- a CDS encoding ABC transporter permease, with the protein MSVTPKSDINWQQITAPQDYSPATPNFFGELVQETLALTRRLFIQLQRRPSTLLAGIIQPVMWLVLFGALFQNAPKGLFGTTTNYGQFLAAGVIVFTAFAGALNAGLPVMFDREFGFLNRLLVAPLASRFSIVFASAIFIVSQSLLQAAVIVGAAAFLGAGLPDVAGLGAIALIVFLLALGVTAISLGLAFALPGHIELIAVIFVTNLPLLFASTALAPLSFMPKWLQVVATLNPLSYAIEPIRYLYTHNEWNLTNVVMQAPWGDVTFGSALLILFGFALVALLSIQPQLRRTLA; encoded by the coding sequence ATGAGTGTAACCCCTAAATCTGATATCAATTGGCAGCAAATCACAGCACCTCAAGACTACTCACCTGCTACACCTAATTTTTTCGGTGAATTAGTCCAAGAGACGCTGGCTTTAACTCGTCGTTTATTTATTCAGTTGCAACGCCGTCCTTCTACTTTATTGGCTGGGATTATTCAGCCTGTCATGTGGTTGGTATTGTTTGGCGCGTTGTTCCAGAATGCCCCCAAAGGGTTATTTGGTACTACGACAAATTACGGACAATTTCTAGCAGCAGGTGTGATAGTATTTACGGCTTTTGCTGGTGCTTTAAATGCTGGTTTACCTGTGATGTTTGACCGTGAGTTCGGCTTTTTGAACCGTTTGTTAGTTGCTCCCCTGGCTTCACGGTTTTCCATTGTCTTTGCTTCCGCCATCTTTATTGTTAGCCAAAGCTTACTGCAAGCAGCCGTAATTGTCGGTGCAGCAGCATTTCTCGGTGCTGGGCTACCCGATGTAGCTGGTTTGGGTGCGATCGCTCTCATCGTCTTCTTGCTAGCTTTGGGTGTAACAGCGATTTCTCTAGGTTTGGCTTTTGCCCTACCCGGACACATTGAATTAATTGCTGTCATTTTTGTGACTAACTTACCATTACTATTTGCCAGCACTGCTTTAGCGCCTTTATCCTTCATGCCTAAGTGGTTGCAAGTCGTCGCTACCCTCAATCCTTTAAGCTACGCCATTGAACCAATTCGCTATCTCTACACTCATAATGAGTGGAATCTCACCAATGTGGTGATGCAAGCTCCTTGGGGCGATGTTACCTTTGGTAGTGCATTATTAATCCTGTTCGGTTTTGCGCTAGTTGCTTTATTGAGTATCCAGCCCCAACTACGCCGAACTCTTGCTTAA
- a CDS encoding peroxiredoxin: MPLAVGTDAPAFTVKDTNGNTVSLSDFAGKTVVLYFYPKDDTPGCTKQACSFRDAKSDYQNKDVVVLGVSADDEASHQAFTQKYNLNFPLLADTNQTLIKAYDVDGGGYAKRVTYVISPDGKITHVDASVNTTTHASDVLAALGLN; this comes from the coding sequence ATGCCTCTAGCGGTTGGTACAGATGCACCTGCATTTACCGTCAAAGATACTAACGGTAACACCGTTTCGTTATCTGATTTTGCTGGAAAGACTGTTGTTTTATATTTCTACCCGAAAGATGACACCCCAGGTTGCACTAAGCAAGCTTGTAGCTTCCGGGATGCCAAATCAGATTATCAAAATAAAGATGTAGTGGTACTGGGAGTCAGTGCTGATGATGAAGCCTCTCATCAGGCTTTCACTCAAAAATATAATCTGAATTTTCCTCTATTGGCTGACACCAACCAAACTCTCATCAAAGCTTACGATGTTGATGGTGGCGGCTATGCCAAGCGTGTCACCTACGTCATTAGCCCTGATGGCAAAATCACTCATGTTGATGCCAGTGTAAATACAACTACCCATGCTAGCGATGTTTTAGCGGCTCTGGGATTGAATTAG
- a CDS encoding Npun_F0494 family protein: MSVIDSQNPKILSYPPSSVTRAERSLICSPFQIGLFVTMRQQSVSLGAIASENGVKNGYTKNPLSELVCDNALGWLIQVGLLRREVDGQGITDSFRLTPLGHQLMEKYQGQNLPTPSWRDRFYNAVIRWLRLPF, encoded by the coding sequence ATGTCTGTTATTGATTCCCAAAATCCCAAAATCCTTTCCTATCCCCCTAGCAGTGTAACGAGAGCAGAGCGATCGCTCATTTGTTCGCCGTTCCAGATAGGATTATTTGTCACCATGCGTCAGCAAAGTGTGTCTTTAGGTGCGATCGCCTCGGAAAATGGTGTTAAAAATGGTTACACCAAAAATCCGCTCTCAGAATTGGTTTGTGATAACGCATTGGGTTGGTTAATCCAAGTAGGTTTATTACGGCGCGAAGTTGATGGACAGGGAATTACAGATAGCTTTCGTCTCACGCCCCTAGGGCATCAACTGATGGAAAAATATCAAGGTCAAAACTTGCCTACTCCCTCATGGCGCGATCGCTTCTACAATGCTGTGATTCGTTGGTTGCGACTGCCCTTTTAG
- the cobQ gene encoding cobyric acid synthase CobQ yields the protein MKSIMVVGTTSHAGKSLITTAICRILSRRGWRVAPFKGQNMALNAYVTANGGEIGYAQAVQAWAAGVIPWVEMNPILLKPQGDMTSQVIMRGRYVGKTNAADYYEQYFDIGWRAIEESLQHLGTEFDLIVCEGAGSPAEINLKHRDLTNMRIAKYLNAPTILVVDIDRGGAFAHVVGTLELLEPDERQLIKGVVINKFRGQRSLLESGIKWLEERTKIPVIGVIPYLEEIFPAEDSLDLWDRKSSKTQTDVNISVIRLPRIANFTDFDPLEAEPTVSVKYLSPKQDLGHPDAVILPGTKTTIADLILLQKSGMAEAIQHYAASGGTVLGICGGYQMLGQIIADPEGIEGQAGRYQGLNLLPIKTVITGQKIARQRQVSSNFPQMGLPVTGFEIHQGRSRVELQGDNQAYQPLFDDANLGLVDSCQSVWGTYLHGLFDNGPWRRAWLNRLRQQRGLKSLPTGVANYRDQREQMLDNLATEIENHLDLTPFL from the coding sequence ATGAAATCTATTATGGTAGTGGGGACAACCTCCCACGCAGGGAAATCACTGATAACAACAGCTATTTGTCGGATTTTGTCACGGCGTGGTTGGCGAGTGGCTCCCTTTAAAGGACAAAATATGGCTTTAAATGCCTATGTCACAGCCAATGGGGGAGAAATCGGCTACGCGCAAGCAGTCCAAGCTTGGGCGGCTGGGGTAATACCTTGGGTAGAAATGAATCCCATTTTACTCAAACCCCAAGGAGATATGACTTCTCAGGTAATCATGCGAGGGAGATATGTCGGTAAAACCAATGCAGCCGACTACTATGAGCAATATTTTGACATAGGTTGGCGAGCCATTGAGGAATCCCTACAGCACTTAGGTACAGAATTTGATTTGATAGTTTGTGAAGGTGCTGGGAGTCCGGCAGAAATTAACCTCAAGCACCGTGATTTGACTAATATGCGGATAGCGAAATATTTAAATGCTCCCACCATATTAGTAGTTGATATTGATCGTGGTGGTGCTTTTGCCCATGTCGTTGGTACTTTGGAATTATTAGAGCCAGACGAACGACAATTAATTAAAGGTGTAGTAATTAACAAGTTTCGGGGACAGCGATCGCTCTTAGAATCAGGAATTAAATGGTTAGAAGAACGCACAAAAATTCCTGTAATTGGCGTTATCCCTTACCTAGAAGAAATTTTTCCCGCAGAAGATTCCTTAGATTTATGGGATCGTAAATCATCTAAAACTCAGACCGATGTAAATATTAGTGTAATTCGCTTACCAAGAATTGCTAACTTTACCGACTTTGATCCCCTGGAAGCAGAACCAACAGTATCCGTAAAATATCTGAGTCCCAAACAAGATTTAGGACATCCAGATGCAGTAATTCTACCAGGGACAAAAACCACAATTGCCGACTTAATCCTGCTGCAAAAAAGCGGTATGGCAGAAGCCATTCAACACTACGCTGCTTCTGGTGGTACAGTATTAGGCATTTGTGGTGGCTACCAAATGTTAGGACAAATTATTGCCGATCCAGAAGGAATAGAAGGACAAGCAGGTAGATATCAAGGCTTAAATTTGTTACCAATTAAAACCGTCATTACAGGTCAAAAAATTGCCCGTCAACGCCAAGTTAGCTCCAATTTCCCCCAAATGGGCTTACCAGTCACCGGATTTGAAATTCATCAGGGGCGATCGCGTGTAGAGCTACAAGGAGATAATCAAGCCTATCAACCTCTCTTTGATGATGCTAACTTAGGGTTAGTGGATAGTTGTCAATCCGTTTGGGGTACATATCTCCACGGACTGTTTGATAATGGCCCTTGGCGACGCGCCTGGCTAAATCGGCTACGTCAACAACGCGGTTTAAAATCCTTACCTACAGGCGTTGCTAACTACCGAGATCAACGGGAGCAAATGTTAGACAATCTCGCCACTGAAATTGAAAATCATTTAGATTTAACACCTTTTTTATAG
- a CDS encoding 2Fe-2S iron-sulfur cluster-binding protein → MNVSVRFLPDDVTIDAEVGEPLLDVAQRAGVFIPTGCLMGTCHACTVELDDGETIQACITAVPPENEQLTINLFSDPTW, encoded by the coding sequence ATGAATGTTAGCGTCCGCTTTTTGCCAGATGATGTCACCATTGATGCCGAAGTCGGAGAACCCCTATTAGATGTCGCCCAACGGGCTGGGGTCTTCATTCCTACAGGTTGTCTCATGGGAACGTGTCATGCTTGCACAGTGGAACTAGATGACGGCGAAACCATCCAGGCTTGCATCACCGCCGTACCTCCAGAAAACGAACAATTAACTATCAACTTATTCAGTGACCCAACTTGGTAG
- a CDS encoding type II toxin-antitoxin system HicA family toxin: protein MRELKQMLRLVGFTELPGKGSHTNWIHPLYAGKITLSGKDGTDAKPYQEKEVRQAIEAIKGKKQDE, encoded by the coding sequence ATTAGGGAGCTTAAGCAAATGCTCCGCCTAGTTGGTTTTACAGAACTACCAGGTAAAGGAAGTCATACTAACTGGATACATCCCTTGTATGCTGGAAAAATTACACTTTCAGGCAAAGATGGCACAGATGCTAAACCCTACCAAGAAAAGGAAGTGAGACAGGCAATAGAGGCGATCAAAGGTAAGAAACAAGATGAGTAA
- a CDS encoding type II toxin-antitoxin system HicB family antitoxin, whose translation MSKLKYQMVIQWSDKDNCFLVGLPDFPGQRWRTHGDTYESAVTNGIEALESLIIAYEAAGEPLPEPTVCHAA comes from the coding sequence ATGAGTAAACTCAAGTACCAAATGGTGATTCAGTGGTCAGATAAAGATAATTGCTTCTTAGTAGGATTACCTGATTTTCCTGGACAACGCTGGCGCACTCATGGAGATACTTATGAATCAGCAGTAACAAATGGTATTGAAGCTTTAGAGTCTTTGATTATCGCTTATGAAGCTGCTGGTGAGCCACTTCCAGAACCAACAGTTTGTCATGCTGCTTAA
- a CDS encoding SRPBCC family protein, with product MADWLEHSVQVEVEAPIELVWSLWSDLEQMPKWMKWIDSVKIPPENPDISLWKLNTGGLEFTWKSRILKVVPNQIIQWESVDGLPNQGAIRFYDRHSSSIVKMTVSYAIPGILGKIMDNLFLGRVVESTIQADLERFKAYALNVKAS from the coding sequence ATGGCTGACTGGCTAGAGCATAGCGTACAGGTAGAAGTAGAAGCTCCTATAGAATTAGTTTGGAGCTTATGGTCTGACTTGGAACAAATGCCCAAATGGATGAAGTGGATTGATTCGGTGAAAATTCCGCCGGAGAATCCTGATATTTCTCTTTGGAAACTGAATACTGGGGGTCTGGAATTTACCTGGAAATCTCGCATTCTCAAGGTTGTTCCCAACCAAATTATTCAATGGGAATCGGTGGATGGTTTACCTAATCAGGGAGCCATCCGCTTTTATGACCGCCACAGTAGCAGTATTGTCAAGATGACCGTTTCTTATGCTATTCCCGGTATTCTGGGCAAGATTATGGATAACCTGTTTTTGGGAAGAGTTGTGGAATCAACAATTCAAGCCGATTTAGAGAGGTTTAAAGCATACGCCTTGAATGTTAAGGCAAGTTAG
- the zds gene encoding 9,9'-di-cis-zeta-carotene desaturase: MRVAIVGAGLAGLATAVDLADAGCEVQIFESRPFVGGKVGSWIDGDGNHIEMGLHVFFGCYYQLFELMEKVGALSSLRLKEHTHTFINKGGRTGALDFRFFTGAPFNGLKAFFTTSQLSVQDKLQNAIALGTSPIVRGLVDFEGAMRTIRDLDKISFADWFRSHGGSEGSIKRMWNPIAYALGFIDCENISARCMLTIFQFFAVRSEASVLRMLEGSPDEYLHKPILKYLEARGTKIYTRRQVREIHFAEVDGETRVTGIAVAQGDATEVITADAYVCACDIPGIHRILPQEWRKWSEFDNIYKLEAVPVATVQLRFDGWVTELQDGEQRKQLNHAAGIDNLLYTADADFSCFADLALTSPSDYYRQGQGSLLQLVLTPGDPFIKENNEAIAQHVLKQVHELFPSSRELNMTWYSVVKLAQSLYREAPGMDVYRPNQKTPVPNFFLAGSYTQQDYIDSMEGATISGRRAAKVILENTKK, translated from the coding sequence ATGCGCGTTGCAATTGTAGGTGCGGGATTGGCTGGGCTAGCAACCGCAGTAGATTTAGCCGATGCTGGCTGTGAAGTCCAGATTTTTGAGTCCCGTCCGTTTGTTGGGGGTAAAGTTGGCAGTTGGATTGATGGTGATGGCAATCATATTGAAATGGGATTGCATGTATTTTTTGGGTGCTACTACCAACTGTTTGAGTTAATGGAAAAAGTGGGGGCGTTGTCAAGTTTACGCCTCAAAGAACATACCCACACTTTTATCAACAAAGGCGGGCGTACTGGTGCTTTGGATTTTCGCTTCTTTACGGGCGCACCTTTTAACGGGTTGAAAGCATTTTTTACCACTTCTCAACTATCTGTACAGGATAAACTGCAAAATGCGATCGCTCTTGGTACTAGCCCCATCGTGCGGGGGTTAGTAGACTTTGAGGGGGCAATGAGAACCATCCGCGACTTAGATAAAATTAGTTTTGCTGATTGGTTCCGTAGTCACGGCGGTAGTGAGGGCAGTATTAAAAGAATGTGGAACCCCATAGCTTACGCTTTGGGATTTATTGATTGTGAGAATATTTCTGCCCGTTGTATGTTAACCATCTTCCAGTTCTTTGCAGTCAGAAGCGAAGCCTCTGTCTTGCGAATGTTGGAAGGTTCCCCCGATGAATACCTCCACAAACCCATCCTCAAGTATTTAGAAGCTAGAGGTACAAAAATTTATACTCGTCGCCAAGTACGAGAGATTCATTTTGCGGAAGTAGACGGAGAAACTCGCGTGACTGGGATAGCAGTTGCCCAAGGTGATGCGACAGAAGTAATCACGGCTGATGCCTATGTCTGTGCTTGCGATATTCCAGGAATTCACAGAATTCTGCCCCAGGAATGGCGCAAGTGGTCAGAATTTGACAATATTTATAAGTTAGAAGCAGTGCCAGTTGCCACTGTACAGTTACGATTTGATGGTTGGGTGACAGAACTGCAAGATGGCGAACAGCGTAAACAACTCAATCATGCGGCTGGGATAGATAACTTACTCTATACTGCTGATGCTGACTTTTCTTGTTTTGCGGATTTGGCTTTGACTAGCCCTAGTGATTATTATCGCCAAGGACAAGGGTCATTATTACAGCTAGTGCTGACACCAGGAGATCCTTTTATTAAAGAAAATAACGAAGCGATCGCTCAACACGTCCTCAAGCAAGTCCATGAGTTATTCCCCTCATCACGGGAATTAAATATGACTTGGTATAGCGTGGTGAAACTGGCGCAGTCCCTCTACCGCGAAGCACCAGGAATGGATGTGTATCGTCCTAATCAGAAAACACCTGTGCCTAATTTCTTCTTAGCTGGTAGTTATACTCAACAAGACTACATCGATAGCATGGAAGGAGCCACAATTTCCGGACGACGGGCAGCAAAAGTCATTTTGGAGAATACTAAAAAATAG
- a CDS encoding ribbon-helix-helix protein, CopG family yields the protein MIMTNKKWAVKRITVNLAAQEAEKLEKYCQQTGRPATDVIRELIRSLPVSDENKEVSR from the coding sequence ATGATAATGACTAATAAAAAATGGGCCGTTAAACGCATCACTGTTAATTTAGCAGCACAGGAAGCAGAAAAACTGGAAAAATATTGTCAGCAGACAGGTAGACCTGCAACTGATGTTATTCGTGAACTGATTAGAAGCTTACCTGTGTCAGATGAAAATAAAGAAGTGAGTAGATAG
- a CDS encoding DUF6930 domain-containing protein, with product MTSFNRSTSRRLKKLTQIPSIWEGDRRPLLSQGLHSNSEAKGECILWVDGSQGIVRGMDVISPDTGPEAIVRTLMRAMENPHSPAKPARPQRIVVRDREIQFYLRGVLQDLDIAIDYAPELPLIDELFRGFAEIIDNQIPDLPPQYAQALQDKAFAIWQAAPWEFIEEQQIVAIEINKWDVGTLYASIMGMLGMEYGILFYRSEDSLKRFRSAVLQDGESQAHLEEAFLKQDCLFLTFEREDEDEYEDEDEFDDLADLDVSEITPTFGNIHPLEGLRSVLYEEEALVVFLALESLCRFIRDHCSQLYGEEFPSLSHRYRIAIPETKEGTKSASVTVSTMPQLAAELEEMSEVEVSESELDDLGSTMFRSLRDDLIPEDSFLSLGVISWEMLESLRQGVNYHQVGEIKQAGDGLPVILIQTSRPKAKTVIENLEAAGGLTAICFNPGADPFDGDRYDLGLLQTQNGELFLFGEFLDDDPVHVEARKKWNQRCKNTNGYCGLIIAKGLTGASRGNPQLRDMMALFEARSLSPKDLGIGTLQLMPQFQLE from the coding sequence ATGACAAGTTTTAATCGCTCTACCAGTCGTCGGCTGAAGAAATTAACGCAAATTCCTTCTATATGGGAGGGCGATCGCCGTCCGTTGTTATCACAAGGCCTACATTCCAACTCAGAGGCCAAGGGCGAATGTATTCTTTGGGTAGATGGCTCACAAGGTATTGTCCGGGGAATGGATGTGATATCTCCAGACACCGGCCCGGAAGCAATTGTTCGCACCTTAATGCGGGCAATGGAAAATCCCCATAGTCCCGCTAAACCAGCTCGACCCCAAAGAATTGTTGTCAGGGATCGGGAAATCCAATTTTATCTGCGTGGTGTACTGCAAGATTTAGATATCGCCATTGACTACGCACCCGAATTACCTTTGATTGATGAACTGTTTCGCGGATTTGCCGAAATCATCGACAATCAAATCCCGGATTTACCTCCCCAGTATGCCCAGGCTTTACAAGATAAAGCATTTGCAATTTGGCAAGCTGCTCCTTGGGAATTTATAGAAGAACAGCAAATTGTAGCCATAGAAATTAATAAGTGGGATGTCGGTACACTCTACGCCTCCATCATGGGTATGCTGGGCATGGAGTATGGCATTTTGTTTTATCGTTCCGAAGATTCCCTCAAGCGATTTCGATCAGCAGTTTTACAGGATGGCGAATCCCAGGCTCATTTAGAAGAAGCGTTTCTCAAACAAGATTGCTTGTTTCTCACTTTTGAACGTGAAGATGAAGATGAATATGAAGATGAAGATGAGTTTGACGATTTAGCAGATTTGGATGTATCGGAAATCACCCCAACTTTTGGTAATATTCATCCCTTGGAAGGACTACGGTCTGTTCTCTATGAAGAAGAAGCCCTGGTTGTTTTCCTAGCTTTAGAAAGTCTTTGCCGCTTTATTCGTGATCACTGTAGTCAACTTTATGGTGAGGAATTTCCCAGCCTGAGCCATCGCTATCGCATTGCCATACCTGAAACTAAGGAAGGGACGAAATCGGCCTCTGTCACTGTCTCTACCATGCCCCAACTCGCTGCTGAATTAGAAGAAATGTCAGAAGTGGAAGTGTCAGAGTCAGAACTTGATGACTTAGGCTCAACCATGTTTCGTTCTTTGCGAGATGACTTAATCCCAGAAGACTCTTTCCTCAGCCTGGGAGTAATCTCCTGGGAAATGCTGGAGTCTCTGCGCCAAGGAGTAAATTATCATCAAGTTGGTGAAATTAAACAAGCAGGCGATGGATTGCCAGTTATCTTAATTCAAACTTCCCGTCCCAAAGCTAAGACTGTTATAGAAAATCTGGAAGCAGCTGGTGGGTTAACAGCTATTTGCTTTAATCCAGGCGCAGATCCTTTTGATGGCGATCGCTACGACTTAGGTTTATTACAAACCCAAAATGGTGAATTGTTCCTGTTTGGTGAATTCTTAGATGATGATCCTGTCCATGTCGAAGCCCGCAAAAAATGGAATCAACGTTGTAAGAATACCAACGGCTATTGTGGTTTAATTATCGCCAAAGGTTTGACAGGTGCTTCTCGTGGTAATCCCCAATTGCGAGACATGATGGCGCTATTTGAGGCGCGATCGCTCTCCCCCAAAGATTTAGGTATCGGCACTCTCCAACTCATGCCCCAATTCCAATTGGAATAG
- a CDS encoding HesB/IscA family protein, with the protein MTQATQSQQRGIQLSEAALRQVKSLQEQQGQDLCLRVGVRQGGCSGMSYMMDFEQESQITPQDEVFDYDGFKIVCDKKSLLYLYGLMLDYSNAMIGGGFQFTNPNANQTCGCGKSFGV; encoded by the coding sequence ATGACACAAGCAACTCAATCTCAACAACGCGGCATACAGTTGAGTGAAGCAGCTCTTCGCCAAGTCAAATCTCTCCAAGAGCAGCAAGGACAAGACTTATGCTTACGGGTAGGAGTACGCCAAGGTGGCTGCTCTGGGATGTCTTACATGATGGACTTTGAACAAGAAAGCCAGATCACTCCCCAGGATGAAGTTTTTGATTACGATGGCTTCAAAATCGTCTGCGATAAGAAGAGCCTATTATATCTTTATGGCTTAATGCTTGATTATAGCAATGCCATGATTGGCGGTGGTTTTCAATTCACTAACCCTAATGCTAACCAGACCTGTGGTTGCGGCAAGTCATTTGGTGTGTAG
- a CDS encoding tetratricopeptide repeat protein has translation MTQTVETLFDTGLERYKAGEAATDLIPVFKEVCDRAPKLSSAWICLAWLYLLEDKPNSGLKAAQKAVKLNPQDPQARVNLAIAMLETNQKGVRQHIDVTQQLILVNPEWREEIQNSIADGLSRKPDWPSLVKVKNWIFGD, from the coding sequence ATGACTCAAACGGTAGAAACCCTGTTTGATACAGGTTTGGAACGTTATAAAGCAGGAGAAGCGGCTACTGATTTAATCCCGGTGTTTAAAGAAGTGTGCGATCGCGCTCCGAAATTAAGTTCAGCTTGGATTTGTTTAGCTTGGTTGTATCTATTGGAGGATAAACCAAACTCAGGACTCAAAGCTGCTCAAAAAGCGGTAAAGTTAAATCCACAAGACCCCCAAGCAAGAGTTAATCTCGCTATAGCTATGCTGGAAACTAACCAGAAAGGTGTGCGGCAACACATTGATGTGACGCAGCAATTAATTTTGGTCAATCCAGAATGGCGGGAGGAAATTCAAAATAGTATTGCAGACGGTTTAAGCCGAAAACCAGATTGGCCGAGTTTAGTAAAAGTTAAAAACTGGATATTTGGCGACTAG
- the thyD gene encoding thylakoid membrane protein ThyD codes for MKIAITGATGFVGSRLVERLHKEGNQIVVLTRNTASARKMFPVEAFGNVEIVAYTPTTSGAWQDAVGGCDGVVNLAGEPIAETRWTPEHKREILNSRQLGTQKIVEAIAKANPKPRVLVNASAIGYYGTSETATFDESSTSGKDFLAQVCQAWEAEAQKVKDAGVRLVILRFGIVLGLGGALGKMITPFKLFAGGPIGSGRQWFSWIHIDDLVNLIVQALTKPQMEGVYNATAPNPIRMNDLSQTMGQVMNRPSWLPVPSFALEALLGDGAIVVLEGQQVLPKRTLESGFEYQYPSLQPALKEILQ; via the coding sequence ATGAAAATAGCAATTACCGGCGCAACAGGATTTGTAGGTAGTCGGTTGGTAGAAAGACTGCACAAAGAAGGTAATCAAATAGTAGTATTAACCCGTAACACTGCTTCTGCTCGCAAGATGTTTCCAGTAGAAGCTTTTGGCAATGTAGAGATTGTTGCTTATACACCCACTACATCCGGTGCTTGGCAAGATGCAGTAGGGGGTTGTGATGGTGTGGTGAATTTAGCCGGAGAACCCATTGCTGAAACCCGTTGGACACCAGAACACAAACGAGAAATCCTGAATAGTCGTCAGTTAGGCACACAAAAAATCGTCGAAGCCATAGCTAAAGCCAACCCCAAACCTAGGGTGTTAGTTAATGCTTCTGCCATTGGCTATTACGGCACAAGTGAAACTGCTACCTTTGATGAAAGTAGCACCTCTGGCAAGGATTTTTTAGCTCAAGTCTGCCAAGCTTGGGAAGCAGAAGCGCAAAAAGTTAAAGATGCTGGTGTACGCTTAGTAATTTTACGTTTCGGTATTGTGCTGGGATTGGGTGGTGCTTTAGGTAAAATGATCACCCCTTTTAAACTGTTTGCTGGTGGGCCTATTGGTAGCGGTAGGCAGTGGTTTTCCTGGATTCACATAGACGACTTGGTAAACTTGATTGTCCAAGCTTTAACAAAGCCGCAAATGGAAGGAGTATATAACGCTACTGCCCCTAATCCTATACGGATGAATGATTTAAGCCAAACTATGGGTCAAGTGATGAATCGTCCCTCTTGGCTACCTGTTCCTAGTTTTGCTTTGGAAGCACTGTTAGGAGACGGAGCGATCGTAGTGTTAGAAGGGCAACAAGTTCTTCCTAAACGCACTTTAGAGTCTGGTTTTGAGTATCAGTACCCTAGTTTACAACCAGCACTGAAGGAAATTTTGCAATAG